A single Brassica rapa cultivar Chiifu-401-42 chromosome A04, CAAS_Brap_v3.01, whole genome shotgun sequence DNA region contains:
- the LOC103864046 gene encoding myb-like protein X isoform X1, whose product MVIAANFFKLDSPDSDTDEERTTTSKVAVQSQGTLAEPNSMKKKASVEKPDSDSDDGGKKSKKHKKVSGGDEEIGVTEKALATTDDDDGKRDKGKRKRVDDADDTAHKPKTKKKKTIADSENSSKKKSKEKMQREVSEVEVNNNDCTKDAYQLHTENPEAGLKKSAKDPKKKRKNKQIDDPEVEGGNKDAQTEDPEADSKKSKKKRKKKQTDDLEVEEGNKDSTEDAEKAQTEDPEADLNKSKKKRKKKHCDDPEVEEDNKDSTEDAEKRETENSEADLNKSSKKKMKKKQNEAPEVDGNHKDSTEDADKTQTEAEENDLNSPEIAKKKSKKKKKKKQSEDPEAEVNKEKRRKKQKGSKSDEVLTTPSPKSAKKVNFSDQVEVFPAESEEESDEDEEEEEEKVDLVRGKRFTEEEDELIKKSVLEYVDNHALGDEGINMVMNCKAHKQVRGCWKEIATALPWRPYTGVYYRAHTLFEEGSKGVWTKEDLELVVQHQKKRGNDWKVLADAMGKHRNHVKDAWRRIRLASKKRGHWSMKEYQSLFDLVNKDLRIKVFKEKHSKHGMLRDNIPWMAISDELGTRDHAVCCMKWYDQLTSPMVAKGIWANVDDYRLLDELTNLDAACVDDVDWDNLLDNRDGDVCRSRWNQMANHIGIPGSKTFAEQVEILSQRYCPDIAEDREDFDNRPFDPED is encoded by the coding sequence ATGGTTATAGCGGCGAATTTCTTCAAGTTAGATTCGCCGGATTCTGACACGGATGAAGAGAGGACGACGACGAGTAAGGTTGCGGTTCAATCTCAAGGAACCCTCGCAGAGCCCAACTCTATGAAGAAGAAAGCAAGTGTTGAAAAACCTGATTCTGATTCTGATGATGGTGGAAAGAAATCGAAGAAGCACAAGAAGGTATCTGGTGGTGATGAGGAGATAGGAGTCACTGAGAAAGCACTGGCCAccactgatgatgatgatggtaagAGAGATAAGGGAAAGAGAAAGCGTGTTGATGATGCTGATGATACAGCACACAAGCCTAAgactaagaagaagaaaacaattgCTGATTCAGAAAACAGCTCGAAGAAGAAAAGTAAGGAGAAGATGCAAAGAGAGGTTTCAGAGGTTGAAGTTAACAACAATGACTGCACTAAAGATGCTTATCAGTTACACACGGAGAATCCAGAGGCTGGCTTGAAGAAATCTGCCAAAGAtccaaagaagaagagaaagaataaGCAAATTGATGATCCAGAGGTTGAAGGAGGCAACAAGGACGCACAAACTGAGGATCCAGAGGCTGACTCGAAGAAGTCtaagaagaaaaggaagaagaagcaaacGGATGATCTAGAGGTTGAAGAAGGCAACAAGGACTCTACTGAAGATGCAGAGAAGGCACAAACTGAGGATCCAGAGGCTGACTTGAACAAGTCtaagaagaaaaggaagaagaagcatTGTGATGACCCTGAGGTTGAAGAAGACAACAAGGACTCTACTGAAGATGCAGAGAAGAGAGAAACTGAGAATTCAGAGGCTGACTTGAACAAGTcttcaaagaagaaaatgaagaagaagcaaaatgAAGCTCCAGAGGTTGATGGAAACCACAAAGACTCTACGGAGGATGCAGATAAGACACAAACTGAGGCTGAAGAAAACGACTTGAACTCTCCGGAAATTGCAAAGAAGAaaagtaagaagaagaagaagaagaagcaaagtgAAGATCCAGAGGCTGAAGTAAACAAGGAAAAAAGGAGGAAGAAGCAAAAGGGTAGTAAGAGTGATGAAGTTCTGACCACCCCATCACCTAAAAGCGCTAAAAAGGTAAACTTTTCCGACCAAGTTGAAGTTTTTCCTGCtgagtctgaagaagaaagcgatgaagatgaagaagaagaagaagaaaaagttgACCTGGTGAGGGGTAAGCGTTttacagaagaagaagacgagctGATCAAGAAATCTGTATTGGAATACGTTGATAACCATGCTTTAGGAGACGAAGGGATTAACATGGTTATGAACTGCAAGGCACACAAACAAGTCAGAGGCTGCTGGAAAGAGATAGCCACTGCTTTGCCTTGGAGGCCATACACTGGTGTCTACTATCGTGCACATACCTTATTTGAAGAAGGATCTAAAGGAGTTTGGACCAAAGAGGATTTGGAACTCGTTGTACAGCACCAAAAGAAACGTGGCAACGACTGGAAAGTTCTCGCGGATGCCATGGGGAAACACAGGAACCATGTGAAAGACGCTTGGAGGAGGATTAGATTGGCGTCCAAGAAGAGAGGACACTGGTCCATGAAGGAGTACCAAAGCCTCTTTGATCTTGTCAACAAAGACCTTAGGATTAAAGTGTTCAAAGAGAAACACTCGAAACATGGGATGCTGAGAGATAACATCCCTTGGATGGCCATAAGCGACGAGCTCGGAACAAGGGATCATGCCGTCTGCTGCATGAAATGGTATGATCAGTTGACGTCACCGATGGTGGCAAAGGGGATATGGGCTAACGTGGATGACTATAGGCTCTTGGACGAGCTTACGAATCTGGATGCTGCTTGCGTGGACGACGTGGATTGGGATAATCTGTTGGATAATAGAGATGGAGATGTTTGTAGGAGTCGGTGGAACCAGATGGCGAATCATATCGGAATACCTGGAAGCAAAACGTTTGCGGAACAAGTTGAGATTTTGTCTCAAAGGTATTGCCCTGACATAGCTGAAGACAGAGAAGATTTTGACAACAGACCTTTTGATCCTGAAGATTAA
- the LOC103864046 gene encoding cyclin-D-binding Myb-like transcription factor 1 isoform X8 → MVIAANFFKLDSPDSDTDEERTTTSKVAVQSQGTLAEPNSMKKKASVEKPDSDSDDGGKKSKKHKKVSGGDEEIGVTEKALATTDDDDGKRDKGKRKRVDDADDTAHKPKTKKKKTIADSENSSKKKSKEKMQREVSEVEVNNNDCTKDAYQLHTENPEAGLKKSAKDPKKKRKNKQIDDPEVEEDNKDSTEDAEKRETENSEADLNKSSKKKMKKKQNEAPEVDGNHKDSTEDADKTQTEAEENDLNSPEIAKKKSKKKKKKKQSEDPEAEVNKEKRRKKQKGSKSDEVLTTPSPKSAKKVNFSDQVEVFPAESEEESDEDEEEEEEKVDLVRGKRFTEEEDELIKKSVLEYVDNHALGDEGINMVMNCKAHKQVRGCWKEIATALPWRPYTGVYYRAHTLFEEGSKGVWTKEDLELVVQHQKKRGNDWKVLADAMGKHRNHVKDAWRRIRLASKKRGHWSMKEYQSLFDLVNKDLRIKVFKEKHSKHGMLRDNIPWMAISDELGTRDHAVCCMKWYDQLTSPMVAKGIWANVDDYRLLDELTNLDAACVDDVDWDNLLDNRDGDVCRSRWNQMANHIGIPGSKTFAEQVEILSQRYCPDIAEDREDFDNRPFDPED, encoded by the exons ATGGTTATAGCGGCGAATTTCTTCAAGTTAGATTCGCCGGATTCTGACACGGATGAAGAGAGGACGACGACGAGTAAGGTTGCGGTTCAATCTCAAGGAACCCTCGCAGAGCCCAACTCTATGAAGAAGAAAGCAAGTGTTGAAAAACCTGATTCTGATTCTGATGATGGTGGAAAGAAATCGAAGAAGCACAAGAAGGTATCTGGTGGTGATGAGGAGATAGGAGTCACTGAGAAAGCACTGGCCAccactgatgatgatgatggtaagAGAGATAAGGGAAAGAGAAAGCGTGTTGATGATGCTGATGATACAGCACACAAGCCTAAgactaagaagaagaaaacaattgCTGATTCAGAAAACAGCTCGAAGAAGAAAAGTAAGGAGAAGATGCAAAGAGAGGTTTCAGAGGTTGAAGTTAACAACAATGACTGCACTAAAGATGCTTATCAGTTACACACGGAGAATCCAGAGGCTGGCTTGAAGAAATCTGCCAAAGAtccaaagaagaagagaaagaataaGCAAATTGATGATCCAGAG GTTGAAGAAGACAACAAGGACTCTACTGAAGATGCAGAGAAGAGAGAAACTGAGAATTCAGAGGCTGACTTGAACAAGTcttcaaagaagaaaatgaagaagaagcaaaatgAAGCTCCAGAGGTTGATGGAAACCACAAAGACTCTACGGAGGATGCAGATAAGACACAAACTGAGGCTGAAGAAAACGACTTGAACTCTCCGGAAATTGCAAAGAAGAaaagtaagaagaagaagaagaagaagcaaagtgAAGATCCAGAGGCTGAAGTAAACAAGGAAAAAAGGAGGAAGAAGCAAAAGGGTAGTAAGAGTGATGAAGTTCTGACCACCCCATCACCTAAAAGCGCTAAAAAGGTAAACTTTTCCGACCAAGTTGAAGTTTTTCCTGCtgagtctgaagaagaaagcgatgaagatgaagaagaagaagaagaaaaagttgACCTGGTGAGGGGTAAGCGTTttacagaagaagaagacgagctGATCAAGAAATCTGTATTGGAATACGTTGATAACCATGCTTTAGGAGACGAAGGGATTAACATGGTTATGAACTGCAAGGCACACAAACAAGTCAGAGGCTGCTGGAAAGAGATAGCCACTGCTTTGCCTTGGAGGCCATACACTGGTGTCTACTATCGTGCACATACCTTATTTGAAGAAGGATCTAAAGGAGTTTGGACCAAAGAGGATTTGGAACTCGTTGTACAGCACCAAAAGAAACGTGGCAACGACTGGAAAGTTCTCGCGGATGCCATGGGGAAACACAGGAACCATGTGAAAGACGCTTGGAGGAGGATTAGATTGGCGTCCAAGAAGAGAGGACACTGGTCCATGAAGGAGTACCAAAGCCTCTTTGATCTTGTCAACAAAGACCTTAGGATTAAAGTGTTCAAAGAGAAACACTCGAAACATGGGATGCTGAGAGATAACATCCCTTGGATGGCCATAAGCGACGAGCTCGGAACAAGGGATCATGCCGTCTGCTGCATGAAATGGTATGATCAGTTGACGTCACCGATGGTGGCAAAGGGGATATGGGCTAACGTGGATGACTATAGGCTCTTGGACGAGCTTACGAATCTGGATGCTGCTTGCGTGGACGACGTGGATTGGGATAATCTGTTGGATAATAGAGATGGAGATGTTTGTAGGAGTCGGTGGAACCAGATGGCGAATCATATCGGAATACCTGGAAGCAAAACGTTTGCGGAACAAGTTGAGATTTTGTCTCAAAGGTATTGCCCTGACATAGCTGAAGACAGAGAAGATTTTGACAACAGACCTTTTGATCCTGAAGATTAA
- the LOC103864046 gene encoding myb-like protein X isoform X6: MVIAANFFKLDSPDSDTDEERTTTSKVAVQSQGTLAEPNSMKKKASVEKPDSDSDDGGKKSKKHKKVSGGDEEIGVTEKALATTDDDDGKRDKGKRKRVDDADDTAHKPKTKKKKTIADSENSSKKKSKEKMQREVSEVEVNNNDCTKDAYQLHTENPEAGLKKSAKDPKKKRKNKQIDDPEVEGGNKDAQTEDPEADSKKSKKKRKKKQTDDLEVEEDNKDSTEDAEKRETENSEADLNKSSKKKMKKKQNEAPEVDGNHKDSTEDADKTQTEAEENDLNSPEIAKKKSKKKKKKKQSEDPEAEVNKEKRRKKQKGSKSDEVLTTPSPKSAKKVNFSDQVEVFPAESEEESDEDEEEEEEKVDLVRGKRFTEEEDELIKKSVLEYVDNHALGDEGINMVMNCKAHKQVRGCWKEIATALPWRPYTGVYYRAHTLFEEGSKGVWTKEDLELVVQHQKKRGNDWKVLADAMGKHRNHVKDAWRRIRLASKKRGHWSMKEYQSLFDLVNKDLRIKVFKEKHSKHGMLRDNIPWMAISDELGTRDHAVCCMKWYDQLTSPMVAKGIWANVDDYRLLDELTNLDAACVDDVDWDNLLDNRDGDVCRSRWNQMANHIGIPGSKTFAEQVEILSQRYCPDIAEDREDFDNRPFDPED; the protein is encoded by the exons ATGGTTATAGCGGCGAATTTCTTCAAGTTAGATTCGCCGGATTCTGACACGGATGAAGAGAGGACGACGACGAGTAAGGTTGCGGTTCAATCTCAAGGAACCCTCGCAGAGCCCAACTCTATGAAGAAGAAAGCAAGTGTTGAAAAACCTGATTCTGATTCTGATGATGGTGGAAAGAAATCGAAGAAGCACAAGAAGGTATCTGGTGGTGATGAGGAGATAGGAGTCACTGAGAAAGCACTGGCCAccactgatgatgatgatggtaagAGAGATAAGGGAAAGAGAAAGCGTGTTGATGATGCTGATGATACAGCACACAAGCCTAAgactaagaagaagaaaacaattgCTGATTCAGAAAACAGCTCGAAGAAGAAAAGTAAGGAGAAGATGCAAAGAGAGGTTTCAGAGGTTGAAGTTAACAACAATGACTGCACTAAAGATGCTTATCAGTTACACACGGAGAATCCAGAGGCTGGCTTGAAGAAATCTGCCAAAGAtccaaagaagaagagaaagaataaGCAAATTGATGATCCAGAGGTTGAAGGAGGCAACAAGGACGCACAAACTGAGGATCCAGAGGCTGACTCGAAGAAGTCtaagaagaaaaggaagaagaagcaaacGGATGATCTAGAG GTTGAAGAAGACAACAAGGACTCTACTGAAGATGCAGAGAAGAGAGAAACTGAGAATTCAGAGGCTGACTTGAACAAGTcttcaaagaagaaaatgaagaagaagcaaaatgAAGCTCCAGAGGTTGATGGAAACCACAAAGACTCTACGGAGGATGCAGATAAGACACAAACTGAGGCTGAAGAAAACGACTTGAACTCTCCGGAAATTGCAAAGAAGAaaagtaagaagaagaagaagaagaagcaaagtgAAGATCCAGAGGCTGAAGTAAACAAGGAAAAAAGGAGGAAGAAGCAAAAGGGTAGTAAGAGTGATGAAGTTCTGACCACCCCATCACCTAAAAGCGCTAAAAAGGTAAACTTTTCCGACCAAGTTGAAGTTTTTCCTGCtgagtctgaagaagaaagcgatgaagatgaagaagaagaagaagaaaaagttgACCTGGTGAGGGGTAAGCGTTttacagaagaagaagacgagctGATCAAGAAATCTGTATTGGAATACGTTGATAACCATGCTTTAGGAGACGAAGGGATTAACATGGTTATGAACTGCAAGGCACACAAACAAGTCAGAGGCTGCTGGAAAGAGATAGCCACTGCTTTGCCTTGGAGGCCATACACTGGTGTCTACTATCGTGCACATACCTTATTTGAAGAAGGATCTAAAGGAGTTTGGACCAAAGAGGATTTGGAACTCGTTGTACAGCACCAAAAGAAACGTGGCAACGACTGGAAAGTTCTCGCGGATGCCATGGGGAAACACAGGAACCATGTGAAAGACGCTTGGAGGAGGATTAGATTGGCGTCCAAGAAGAGAGGACACTGGTCCATGAAGGAGTACCAAAGCCTCTTTGATCTTGTCAACAAAGACCTTAGGATTAAAGTGTTCAAAGAGAAACACTCGAAACATGGGATGCTGAGAGATAACATCCCTTGGATGGCCATAAGCGACGAGCTCGGAACAAGGGATCATGCCGTCTGCTGCATGAAATGGTATGATCAGTTGACGTCACCGATGGTGGCAAAGGGGATATGGGCTAACGTGGATGACTATAGGCTCTTGGACGAGCTTACGAATCTGGATGCTGCTTGCGTGGACGACGTGGATTGGGATAATCTGTTGGATAATAGAGATGGAGATGTTTGTAGGAGTCGGTGGAACCAGATGGCGAATCATATCGGAATACCTGGAAGCAAAACGTTTGCGGAACAAGTTGAGATTTTGTCTCAAAGGTATTGCCCTGACATAGCTGAAGACAGAGAAGATTTTGACAACAGACCTTTTGATCCTGAAGATTAA
- the LOC103864046 gene encoding cyclin-D-binding Myb-like transcription factor 1 isoform X3 — protein MVIAANFFKLDSPDSDTDEERTTTSKVAVQSQGTLAEPNSMKKKASVEKPDSDSDDGGKKSKKHKKVSGGDEEIGVTEKALATTDDDDGKRDKGKRKRVDDADDTAHKPKTKKKKTIADSENSSKKKSKEKMQREVSEVEVNNNDCTKDAYQLHTENPEAGLKKSAKDPKKKRKNKQIDDPEVEGGNKDSTEDAEKAQTEDPEADLNKSKKKRKKKHCDDPEVEEDNKDSTEDAEKRETENSEADLNKSSKKKMKKKQNEAPEVDGNHKDSTEDADKTQTEAEENDLNSPEIAKKKSKKKKKKKQSEDPEAEVNKEKRRKKQKGSKSDEVLTTPSPKSAKKVNFSDQVEVFPAESEEESDEDEEEEEEKVDLVRGKRFTEEEDELIKKSVLEYVDNHALGDEGINMVMNCKAHKQVRGCWKEIATALPWRPYTGVYYRAHTLFEEGSKGVWTKEDLELVVQHQKKRGNDWKVLADAMGKHRNHVKDAWRRIRLASKKRGHWSMKEYQSLFDLVNKDLRIKVFKEKHSKHGMLRDNIPWMAISDELGTRDHAVCCMKWYDQLTSPMVAKGIWANVDDYRLLDELTNLDAACVDDVDWDNLLDNRDGDVCRSRWNQMANHIGIPGSKTFAEQVEILSQRYCPDIAEDREDFDNRPFDPED, from the exons ATGGTTATAGCGGCGAATTTCTTCAAGTTAGATTCGCCGGATTCTGACACGGATGAAGAGAGGACGACGACGAGTAAGGTTGCGGTTCAATCTCAAGGAACCCTCGCAGAGCCCAACTCTATGAAGAAGAAAGCAAGTGTTGAAAAACCTGATTCTGATTCTGATGATGGTGGAAAGAAATCGAAGAAGCACAAGAAGGTATCTGGTGGTGATGAGGAGATAGGAGTCACTGAGAAAGCACTGGCCAccactgatgatgatgatggtaagAGAGATAAGGGAAAGAGAAAGCGTGTTGATGATGCTGATGATACAGCACACAAGCCTAAgactaagaagaagaaaacaattgCTGATTCAGAAAACAGCTCGAAGAAGAAAAGTAAGGAGAAGATGCAAAGAGAGGTTTCAGAGGTTGAAGTTAACAACAATGACTGCACTAAAGATGCTTATCAGTTACACACGGAGAATCCAGAGGCTGGCTTGAAGAAATCTGCCAAAGAtccaaagaagaagagaaagaataaGCAAATTGATGATCCAGAGGTTGAAGGAG GCAACAAGGACTCTACTGAAGATGCAGAGAAGGCACAAACTGAGGATCCAGAGGCTGACTTGAACAAGTCtaagaagaaaaggaagaagaagcatTGTGATGACCCTGAGGTTGAAGAAGACAACAAGGACTCTACTGAAGATGCAGAGAAGAGAGAAACTGAGAATTCAGAGGCTGACTTGAACAAGTcttcaaagaagaaaatgaagaagaagcaaaatgAAGCTCCAGAGGTTGATGGAAACCACAAAGACTCTACGGAGGATGCAGATAAGACACAAACTGAGGCTGAAGAAAACGACTTGAACTCTCCGGAAATTGCAAAGAAGAaaagtaagaagaagaagaagaagaagcaaagtgAAGATCCAGAGGCTGAAGTAAACAAGGAAAAAAGGAGGAAGAAGCAAAAGGGTAGTAAGAGTGATGAAGTTCTGACCACCCCATCACCTAAAAGCGCTAAAAAGGTAAACTTTTCCGACCAAGTTGAAGTTTTTCCTGCtgagtctgaagaagaaagcgatgaagatgaagaagaagaagaagaaaaagttgACCTGGTGAGGGGTAAGCGTTttacagaagaagaagacgagctGATCAAGAAATCTGTATTGGAATACGTTGATAACCATGCTTTAGGAGACGAAGGGATTAACATGGTTATGAACTGCAAGGCACACAAACAAGTCAGAGGCTGCTGGAAAGAGATAGCCACTGCTTTGCCTTGGAGGCCATACACTGGTGTCTACTATCGTGCACATACCTTATTTGAAGAAGGATCTAAAGGAGTTTGGACCAAAGAGGATTTGGAACTCGTTGTACAGCACCAAAAGAAACGTGGCAACGACTGGAAAGTTCTCGCGGATGCCATGGGGAAACACAGGAACCATGTGAAAGACGCTTGGAGGAGGATTAGATTGGCGTCCAAGAAGAGAGGACACTGGTCCATGAAGGAGTACCAAAGCCTCTTTGATCTTGTCAACAAAGACCTTAGGATTAAAGTGTTCAAAGAGAAACACTCGAAACATGGGATGCTGAGAGATAACATCCCTTGGATGGCCATAAGCGACGAGCTCGGAACAAGGGATCATGCCGTCTGCTGCATGAAATGGTATGATCAGTTGACGTCACCGATGGTGGCAAAGGGGATATGGGCTAACGTGGATGACTATAGGCTCTTGGACGAGCTTACGAATCTGGATGCTGCTTGCGTGGACGACGTGGATTGGGATAATCTGTTGGATAATAGAGATGGAGATGTTTGTAGGAGTCGGTGGAACCAGATGGCGAATCATATCGGAATACCTGGAAGCAAAACGTTTGCGGAACAAGTTGAGATTTTGTCTCAAAGGTATTGCCCTGACATAGCTGAAGACAGAGAAGATTTTGACAACAGACCTTTTGATCCTGAAGATTAA
- the LOC103864046 gene encoding cyclin-D-binding Myb-like transcription factor 1 isoform X4, producing the protein MVIAANFFKLDSPDSDTDEERTTTSKVAVQSQGTLAEPNSMKKKASVEKPDSDSDDGGKKSKKHKKVSGGDEEIGVTEKALATTDDDDGKRDKGKRKRVDDADDTAHKPKTKKKKTIADSENSSKKKSKEKMQREVSEVEVNNNDCTKDAYQLHTENPEAGLKKSAKDPKKKRKNKQIDDPEVEEGNKDSTEDAEKAQTEDPEADLNKSKKKRKKKHCDDPEVEEDNKDSTEDAEKRETENSEADLNKSSKKKMKKKQNEAPEVDGNHKDSTEDADKTQTEAEENDLNSPEIAKKKSKKKKKKKQSEDPEAEVNKEKRRKKQKGSKSDEVLTTPSPKSAKKVNFSDQVEVFPAESEEESDEDEEEEEEKVDLVRGKRFTEEEDELIKKSVLEYVDNHALGDEGINMVMNCKAHKQVRGCWKEIATALPWRPYTGVYYRAHTLFEEGSKGVWTKEDLELVVQHQKKRGNDWKVLADAMGKHRNHVKDAWRRIRLASKKRGHWSMKEYQSLFDLVNKDLRIKVFKEKHSKHGMLRDNIPWMAISDELGTRDHAVCCMKWYDQLTSPMVAKGIWANVDDYRLLDELTNLDAACVDDVDWDNLLDNRDGDVCRSRWNQMANHIGIPGSKTFAEQVEILSQRYCPDIAEDREDFDNRPFDPED; encoded by the exons ATGGTTATAGCGGCGAATTTCTTCAAGTTAGATTCGCCGGATTCTGACACGGATGAAGAGAGGACGACGACGAGTAAGGTTGCGGTTCAATCTCAAGGAACCCTCGCAGAGCCCAACTCTATGAAGAAGAAAGCAAGTGTTGAAAAACCTGATTCTGATTCTGATGATGGTGGAAAGAAATCGAAGAAGCACAAGAAGGTATCTGGTGGTGATGAGGAGATAGGAGTCACTGAGAAAGCACTGGCCAccactgatgatgatgatggtaagAGAGATAAGGGAAAGAGAAAGCGTGTTGATGATGCTGATGATACAGCACACAAGCCTAAgactaagaagaagaaaacaattgCTGATTCAGAAAACAGCTCGAAGAAGAAAAGTAAGGAGAAGATGCAAAGAGAGGTTTCAGAGGTTGAAGTTAACAACAATGACTGCACTAAAGATGCTTATCAGTTACACACGGAGAATCCAGAGGCTGGCTTGAAGAAATCTGCCAAAGAtccaaagaagaagagaaagaataaGCAAATTGATGATCCAGAG GTTGAAGAAGGCAACAAGGACTCTACTGAAGATGCAGAGAAGGCACAAACTGAGGATCCAGAGGCTGACTTGAACAAGTCtaagaagaaaaggaagaagaagcatTGTGATGACCCTGAGGTTGAAGAAGACAACAAGGACTCTACTGAAGATGCAGAGAAGAGAGAAACTGAGAATTCAGAGGCTGACTTGAACAAGTcttcaaagaagaaaatgaagaagaagcaaaatgAAGCTCCAGAGGTTGATGGAAACCACAAAGACTCTACGGAGGATGCAGATAAGACACAAACTGAGGCTGAAGAAAACGACTTGAACTCTCCGGAAATTGCAAAGAAGAaaagtaagaagaagaagaagaagaagcaaagtgAAGATCCAGAGGCTGAAGTAAACAAGGAAAAAAGGAGGAAGAAGCAAAAGGGTAGTAAGAGTGATGAAGTTCTGACCACCCCATCACCTAAAAGCGCTAAAAAGGTAAACTTTTCCGACCAAGTTGAAGTTTTTCCTGCtgagtctgaagaagaaagcgatgaagatgaagaagaagaagaagaaaaagttgACCTGGTGAGGGGTAAGCGTTttacagaagaagaagacgagctGATCAAGAAATCTGTATTGGAATACGTTGATAACCATGCTTTAGGAGACGAAGGGATTAACATGGTTATGAACTGCAAGGCACACAAACAAGTCAGAGGCTGCTGGAAAGAGATAGCCACTGCTTTGCCTTGGAGGCCATACACTGGTGTCTACTATCGTGCACATACCTTATTTGAAGAAGGATCTAAAGGAGTTTGGACCAAAGAGGATTTGGAACTCGTTGTACAGCACCAAAAGAAACGTGGCAACGACTGGAAAGTTCTCGCGGATGCCATGGGGAAACACAGGAACCATGTGAAAGACGCTTGGAGGAGGATTAGATTGGCGTCCAAGAAGAGAGGACACTGGTCCATGAAGGAGTACCAAAGCCTCTTTGATCTTGTCAACAAAGACCTTAGGATTAAAGTGTTCAAAGAGAAACACTCGAAACATGGGATGCTGAGAGATAACATCCCTTGGATGGCCATAAGCGACGAGCTCGGAACAAGGGATCATGCCGTCTGCTGCATGAAATGGTATGATCAGTTGACGTCACCGATGGTGGCAAAGGGGATATGGGCTAACGTGGATGACTATAGGCTCTTGGACGAGCTTACGAATCTGGATGCTGCTTGCGTGGACGACGTGGATTGGGATAATCTGTTGGATAATAGAGATGGAGATGTTTGTAGGAGTCGGTGGAACCAGATGGCGAATCATATCGGAATACCTGGAAGCAAAACGTTTGCGGAACAAGTTGAGATTTTGTCTCAAAGGTATTGCCCTGACATAGCTGAAGACAGAGAAGATTTTGACAACAGACCTTTTGATCCTGAAGATTAA